From a single Fulvivirga ulvae genomic region:
- the guaB gene encoding IMP dehydrogenase, which produces MSLDNSKFIFEALTYDDVLLQPGYSEVLPRDTDTSTYLTKNIRLNIPLVSAAMDTVTEAELAIAMALEGGLGFIHKNMSKEAQAQQVRKVKRSQSGMILDPITLNINSNVQDAEHIMREYKIGGIPVIDENKRLIGIITNRDLRFHKNMSTPVSEIMTKNDLITAEENIGLEKAEDILQKHKIEKLPIVNKDGILTGLITYKDILKKRNKPNACKDEYGRLRVGAAVGVTPDILERIEGLKVAGVDVISIDTAHGHSKGVIDACKKVKNAYPELDLIVGNIATGEAAKALVKAGADAIKVGVGPGSICTTRIIAGVGVPQLSAVYESSKAIKGSGIPVIADGGIRFSGDVVKALAGGASSVMIGSLLAGTEEAPGEVIIYEGRKFKSYRGMGSVEAMEEGSKDRYFQDAEDDIKKLVPEGIVGRVPYKGLVSEVLYQLIGGLKAGMGYCGTATINKLQDAKFVKITAAGVQESHPHDIFITREAPNYSR; this is translated from the coding sequence ATGTCCCTAGACAATTCCAAATTTATTTTTGAGGCACTTACTTATGATGACGTGCTTCTTCAGCCAGGTTATTCTGAAGTACTTCCAAGAGATACCGACACTTCTACATACTTAACCAAAAATATTCGATTAAATATACCCTTGGTATCCGCAGCAATGGATACAGTAACGGAAGCAGAGCTGGCCATAGCCATGGCCCTGGAAGGCGGCCTTGGGTTTATTCATAAGAATATGTCTAAGGAGGCTCAGGCTCAGCAGGTTAGAAAAGTTAAGAGATCACAGAGCGGTATGATACTGGATCCTATTACACTTAATATCAACTCCAATGTTCAGGATGCAGAACATATAATGCGAGAGTATAAAATCGGAGGTATCCCGGTGATAGATGAAAACAAAAGGCTTATCGGAATTATCACTAACCGCGATCTGAGGTTTCATAAGAATATGAGTACTCCTGTGAGCGAGATCATGACCAAAAATGATCTTATCACTGCAGAAGAAAATATAGGACTTGAAAAAGCCGAAGATATACTTCAGAAACATAAAATTGAAAAACTGCCAATAGTTAATAAGGATGGAATCCTGACAGGTTTAATTACTTATAAGGATATTTTGAAAAAGAGAAACAAACCAAATGCCTGTAAGGATGAATACGGCAGGTTGCGGGTAGGTGCAGCTGTTGGGGTAACGCCTGATATTCTTGAAAGAATTGAAGGGTTGAAAGTAGCAGGTGTCGATGTAATTAGTATAGATACTGCTCATGGCCACTCCAAAGGTGTGATAGATGCATGCAAAAAGGTAAAGAATGCATATCCTGAACTCGATCTGATAGTGGGTAATATAGCAACAGGAGAGGCAGCTAAAGCTTTGGTGAAAGCAGGGGCAGATGCAATAAAAGTAGGTGTGGGTCCAGGTAGTATATGCACTACAAGAATAATAGCAGGAGTAGGGGTACCACAACTTTCTGCGGTTTACGAATCGTCTAAAGCTATAAAGGGAAGTGGCATACCAGTGATTGCAGATGGAGGTATTCGTTTTTCAGGAGATGTAGTAAAAGCCCTGGCAGGTGGTGCTAGCAGCGTAATGATTGGCTCGTTACTGGCAGGTACTGAAGAGGCTCCGGGAGAAGTTATCATTTATGAAGGAAGGAAATTCAAGTCATACCGGGGAATGGGCTCAGTTGAAGCTATGGAAGAAGGCTCAAAAGACCGGTACTTCCAGGATGCAGAAGATGACATTAAGAAACTAGTCCCGGAAGGTATTGTTGGCCGTGTTCCTTATAAAGGTCTGGTATCAGAAGTACTTTATCAACTTATAGGCGGACTGAAAGCGGGCATGGGCTACTGTGGTACCGCTACAATCAATAAACTTCAGGATGCTAAATTTGTAAAAATTACTGCTGCCGGGGTACAGGAGAGCCACCCCCATGACATATTTATTACCCGCGAAGCTCCTAACTATAGCAGATAA
- the lnt gene encoding apolipoprotein N-acyltransferase produces MKNVLNSSIFKCALSGLLLILGWPPFSLTPLLFIAFIPLFFVIDKQASIKKIWAYAYLTFFIWTVGTMYWIGNTRIDLQGFIIIAIAWILIPFFQSLPFLVFAWAKNKIAQEYIWYLLPLIWVSYEYLHSSWQLAFTWLHLGFGLSPMPWFIQFYEYTGYLGGSLVIVLLNVMFFNVIKAYGSVSFKRNLSMTLGVITILILTNLLLYPQPQGGERNASIKTAIVQSNADPYEVLDKNSLKRQVGTLQRLLLPLKGKDVDLVVLSEGYLRTSPLAPLVLNNVDEQPAIREIKKISKEINAPILVGFIGFKLFDSKAIAPSSALPTGDGRYFSAYNGAMLIAHDKATQVQMKNNLVPFMERIPYLEQLSFFEKFKLQLNQAKNSYEKDDEVNVFEYKQMRIGTLICLDALFPGYATHFVNNSANIMAVIANDSWAGNTSGYLQNAQYASTVAASLRRDVVRCATTGKSMFVSKSGLKRKITSWDEEVVMIDEVRLLNNNTLYAFAKDWLGLINTILLAIFFPVAIMWQKMRSR; encoded by the coding sequence ATGAAAAATGTTTTAAACAGTAGTATTTTCAAATGTGCTCTATCGGGTTTATTACTCATACTTGGATGGCCGCCCTTTTCATTGACTCCCCTACTTTTTATAGCATTCATCCCCTTATTTTTCGTTATAGACAAGCAAGCGTCAATTAAGAAGATTTGGGCCTATGCTTACCTGACTTTTTTCATATGGACTGTTGGTACCATGTACTGGATTGGCAATACAAGAATTGACCTTCAGGGCTTTATCATTATCGCAATTGCATGGATATTGATACCATTTTTTCAAAGTTTGCCATTTCTTGTATTTGCCTGGGCGAAAAATAAGATCGCTCAGGAGTATATCTGGTATTTGCTGCCTTTAATATGGGTTAGCTATGAATACTTGCACAGCAGCTGGCAATTGGCATTTACCTGGTTGCATCTTGGCTTTGGTCTGAGCCCGATGCCATGGTTTATTCAGTTTTATGAATATACAGGATATCTTGGGGGTTCATTAGTAATTGTATTGCTTAATGTCATGTTTTTTAATGTTATTAAAGCATATGGAAGCGTGAGTTTTAAACGCAATTTGTCAATGACCCTTGGAGTTATTACCATCCTGATACTGACAAACCTGCTCTTATACCCGCAGCCACAGGGAGGAGAAAGAAATGCCTCTATAAAAACAGCTATTGTGCAAAGCAATGCCGACCCATATGAGGTATTGGATAAAAACAGCCTAAAGCGACAAGTTGGTACCCTGCAAAGGCTGCTGCTTCCGTTAAAGGGAAAAGATGTGGACTTAGTTGTGCTTTCAGAGGGTTACCTGCGAACGTCCCCTCTTGCTCCTTTGGTATTAAACAATGTTGATGAACAACCGGCTATCAGGGAGATCAAAAAAATATCCAAGGAGATTAATGCCCCTATACTGGTTGGGTTTATCGGGTTTAAGCTTTTCGATAGTAAAGCTATTGCACCCTCATCTGCCCTGCCCACAGGTGATGGCAGGTATTTTAGTGCTTATAACGGGGCCATGCTTATAGCTCACGATAAGGCTACACAAGTACAAATGAAGAATAATCTGGTACCTTTTATGGAAAGGATACCTTATCTTGAGCAGCTATCATTTTTTGAAAAATTCAAACTCCAGCTTAACCAGGCTAAAAACAGCTACGAGAAGGATGATGAAGTGAATGTTTTTGAATATAAGCAGATGCGTATCGGAACCCTTATCTGCCTTGATGCCCTTTTTCCGGGGTATGCTACTCACTTTGTAAACAACAGCGCAAATATTATGGCTGTAATAGCTAATGACAGTTGGGCAGGAAATACTTCCGGCTATCTGCAGAATGCACAATATGCTTCTACCGTGGCTGCTTCCTTGCGTAGAGATGTGGTGCGCTGTGCAACGACTGGTAAATCAATGTTTGTGAGTAAATCGGGGTTAAAACGTAAGATTACTTCATGGGATGAAGAGGTTGTTATGATAGACGAGGTTCGTTTGCTGAATAATAATACACTATATGCTTTCGCTAAAGACTGGCTTGGGTTGATAAACACGATCCTGTTAGCAATATTTTTTCCTGTCGCTATAATGTGGCAGAAAATGCGTTCACGTTAA
- a CDS encoding T9SS type A sorting domain-containing protein, producing the protein MKFFEKNRTVKHGIRSANFSVVFCFSLIAGFAPALVLAQDYYIERFNTQPNGATSDSDDSPWTTIQGSSGSLAVDADFQDLTAFSVGTEAVWSTGQFTILGSTSISVDALEYSDSESSDYVRVYYRLDGGPETIFGNFSGNFASATATTTVSGSSLEIVVRFLNNNEYHTIDNVVVQAATSTPLYSVASGDWDDGSAWSGVGYGGASCGCVPNETARVNIGGGMIIDLGQDASVNDVTIDNTGTLRFTDDNIELNMMSDGIFTVNSGGVFDENGQSAADLDFEGGSGTSQLVINSGGTFDIDRVYMFGSNDLEISGDGNINLTTSLNFRSSGTVTNGLTGTMTIGDEIDFNANNATFTNNGTIFLTNNFTLTAGNTGNLFGNTGRIDIGGDIDLNNGNLTIDNSGIINQYGNFVNIDTGSDFNNLGGSTWAWYYVGAYDTDVNTIFSAGGLFEYEGFGDQLVIPVLYNNLTIDGSGSKALQANTNVSGVLYMNAGYISLGNFNLSLGNSASISGSSSSSYILTDGNGALVQNNIGAGGKAGSISFPVGLNTTSYTPVSITNAGTADNFSVRICSGIYEEGGCATGTAATAQVVDRTWFISESVAGGSNATLTFQWNSGNELSGFNRTDVNILHHNGSIWEAIGNTSASGADPYNVSVSGVNSFSPFGIEGGDGPLPVELTYFDARLANDKVKLAWETATELNNDFFTLEKSSDLNNFYEIEIIPGKGTTNVKSEYLTFDHSPLAGVSYYRLKQTDYDGTTSYSRLVKVDYEGKSERSLKIFPVPSDGRSITLSMMDLSGVESVPLHITDIQGRTVYQNILNTESPEIKLDFQRKLSRGVYLIKINMPEPVSRYFVVE; encoded by the coding sequence ATGAAATTTTTTGAGAAAAATCGTACCGTAAAACACGGGATCAGATCCGCTAACTTTAGCGTAGTGTTTTGTTTTTCTTTAATTGCAGGTTTTGCACCTGCCTTAGTTCTGGCTCAGGATTATTATATTGAGAGATTTAATACGCAACCCAATGGAGCCACAAGTGATAGTGATGACTCCCCCTGGACTACGATTCAAGGCTCTTCCGGCTCTTTGGCTGTTGATGCCGATTTTCAGGATTTAACAGCTTTTTCCGTGGGTACCGAGGCCGTCTGGTCTACCGGACAATTTACCATTCTGGGAAGTACTTCAATCTCAGTCGATGCGCTCGAGTATAGCGATTCCGAATCAAGTGATTATGTAAGAGTATATTATAGATTAGATGGAGGCCCTGAAACAATATTCGGAAACTTCAGTGGCAATTTTGCAAGCGCTACTGCTACTACCACAGTATCGGGCAGCAGTCTGGAAATTGTGGTGAGATTTCTAAATAATAATGAATATCATACAATCGATAATGTAGTTGTACAGGCTGCGACTTCTACTCCCTTATATTCGGTCGCTAGTGGTGATTGGGATGATGGTTCTGCCTGGTCAGGAGTTGGTTATGGAGGAGCATCATGCGGTTGTGTACCTAACGAAACCGCCCGGGTAAATATAGGCGGAGGTATGATCATTGATCTTGGTCAGGATGCATCCGTCAATGATGTGACCATCGACAATACCGGAACACTACGGTTTACTGATGATAATATAGAGCTAAATATGATGTCTGACGGAATCTTCACGGTTAATAGCGGAGGTGTTTTTGATGAAAATGGTCAAAGTGCCGCAGACCTTGATTTTGAGGGGGGATCTGGCACTAGTCAGCTGGTGATAAATAGTGGAGGTACTTTTGATATTGACAGGGTTTATATGTTTGGTTCAAATGATCTGGAAATCAGTGGTGATGGAAATATAAATCTTACGACCAGTCTCAATTTTAGATCTTCAGGAACTGTAACCAACGGTCTTACGGGAACAATGACCATCGGCGACGAGATTGATTTTAATGCTAACAATGCCACATTTACTAATAATGGTACGATTTTCCTTACTAATAACTTTACACTCACAGCAGGCAACACTGGAAATTTATTTGGTAATACAGGGCGAATAGATATTGGAGGGGATATAGACCTCAACAACGGAAACCTTACCATCGACAATTCCGGAATAATTAACCAATATGGAAACTTTGTTAATATTGATACCGGCAGTGATTTTAACAATTTAGGGGGAAGCACCTGGGCCTGGTATTATGTAGGAGCCTATGATACAGATGTCAATACCATATTTTCTGCGGGGGGGCTTTTTGAATATGAAGGTTTTGGTGATCAACTTGTAATTCCGGTGCTGTATAACAACCTGACAATTGACGGATCGGGCAGTAAAGCATTACAGGCGAATACCAATGTAAGCGGAGTTCTGTATATGAATGCCGGGTACATCTCCTTAGGTAATTTCAACCTTAGCCTTGGCAATTCGGCTTCAATAAGTGGGAGCAGTAGCAGCAGTTATATACTCACTGATGGAAATGGCGCCTTGGTACAGAATAATATAGGTGCCGGAGGCAAGGCAGGAAGCATCTCCTTTCCCGTAGGATTAAATACAACCAGCTACACACCGGTTTCTATCACTAACGCAGGAACAGCAGATAATTTCAGTGTACGGATTTGTTCTGGCATTTATGAAGAAGGAGGGTGTGCTACCGGTACTGCCGCTACCGCTCAGGTGGTGGACAGAACCTGGTTTATCAGCGAATCGGTGGCCGGAGGTTCAAATGCAACCCTCACATTTCAGTGGAACTCCGGTAATGAACTCAGTGGTTTTAACAGAACGGATGTTAATATTCTACATCATAACGGATCTATTTGGGAAGCTATAGGAAATACATCCGCTTCGGGGGCTGATCCTTACAATGTATCTGTTTCAGGAGTGAACTCATTCTCTCCTTTCGGTATAGAGGGAGGTGATGGCCCGCTTCCTGTTGAGCTTACTTATTTTGACGCCCGGCTGGCTAATGACAAAGTAAAGTTGGCGTGGGAAACTGCTACCGAGCTTAATAACGACTTTTTTACTCTTGAAAAATCTTCTGACCTTAATAATTTTTACGAGATAGAAATAATACCCGGTAAGGGAACAACCAATGTGAAAAGTGAGTATTTAACATTTGATCATAGTCCTTTGGCCGGCGTTTCATACTACAGGTTAAAACAAACTGATTATGATGGTACTACGAGCTATTCACGTTTAGTAAAAGTTGATTATGAAGGTAAATCAGAAAGATCATTAAAAATTTTTCCCGTGCCTTCTGATGGTCGGAGTATAACCCTCTCCATGATGGATCTGTCGGGTGTAGAGTCAGTACCCCTCCACATAACTGATATTCAAGGAAGAACCGTTTATCAAAATATTTTAAATACTGAAAGCCCCGAAATAAAACTGGATTTTCAAAGAAAGTTATCTCGTGGTGTGTATTTGATTAAAATTAACATGCCCGAACCCGTCAGCAGGTACTTTGTGGTGGAATAA
- a CDS encoding T9SS type A sorting domain-containing protein produces the protein MKTLVKAIILLSIFQLAAHSQSYACWPTGNVTWTGSTDSDWNKASNYSGNWGALPDNQDRVIINPSNYTNAPVIGSNPAFSPASINLTNGASLTVNRSVTAAYFEVGSGTNTVTIQSSRKLTVSEDFLLSSNNGRIVITGAGNVDVNNDLIFENNSSRLTNNSTGSFVVKGDIVLSANSSRLENNGSISITGDLKTGGILDSGNRVENNVGATLTIGGDINFNGAANIVDNYGIVNQYGNFTGIDLLCDFENRSGGTWNWLFTGGTPDPDMSAVMSTNGTVVYAGTGDQQILPIAYTNLVISGSGTKQLQGGTAVTGTLTLSSGKLALNNSDLIIGSSATISNASSSRYIITNGTGKLIQNGIGTGGRTGNVLFPIGTSASSYTPLVINNSGTADNYSVRLASVVYDGGYSGTAQTSDVVNKTWYIDEEVIGGSDVALTFQWSDADQLSGFSPIDVKVIHYDGSQWETMASGAATGSGTYTMTATNISSFSPFGIEGGAGTLPVELLYFKGSMNGDAAMLEWATASELNNDYFTLERTTDLENFEVLNTVQGKGTTEERNDYRYYDNNPVRGTAYYRLKQTDFDGTFTYSDIIKVNNNSVSDTAELNMYPVPNQGDQLTLRVTGLVSEKAAAVLVYNTQGQIVHQQQALIESSGEVVLDFQEKLPVGVYTVRVNAARPLTKQFSVR, from the coding sequence ATGAAGACTCTAGTAAAAGCAATTATCCTCCTATCGATTTTTCAACTGGCTGCGCATAGCCAGTCTTACGCATGCTGGCCTACCGGAAATGTTACCTGGACAGGTAGCACTGACTCAGACTGGAACAAGGCGTCCAATTACAGTGGTAACTGGGGAGCACTTCCTGATAATCAGGATCGGGTTATCATCAACCCTAGCAATTATACCAATGCTCCTGTTATTGGTAGTAATCCTGCCTTTTCTCCTGCATCAATTAATTTGACCAATGGTGCAAGTCTCACCGTTAACAGGTCTGTTACTGCGGCATACTTTGAGGTTGGTAGTGGTACAAACACCGTTACCATTCAAAGTAGCAGAAAGCTTACTGTTAGTGAAGATTTCTTATTAAGTTCTAATAATGGGCGTATTGTGATTACTGGAGCTGGGAACGTGGATGTGAATAATGACCTTATTTTTGAAAATAATTCTTCAAGGTTAACCAATAACTCTACAGGGAGTTTTGTCGTCAAAGGAGATATTGTACTAAGCGCTAATTCATCAAGATTGGAGAATAATGGAAGTATTTCCATAACCGGTGATTTAAAAACCGGTGGAATATTGGATTCCGGCAACCGTGTAGAAAATAATGTTGGAGCTACATTAACTATCGGGGGAGATATTAATTTTAACGGGGCCGCTAACATTGTAGATAACTACGGTATAGTCAATCAATATGGTAATTTTACTGGTATAGATTTGCTCTGCGATTTTGAGAACCGAAGCGGAGGCACCTGGAACTGGCTTTTTACGGGAGGAACCCCCGATCCTGATATGTCTGCTGTAATGTCAACCAACGGTACAGTGGTATATGCAGGAACCGGAGATCAACAGATACTACCTATAGCCTATACTAATCTCGTAATTTCTGGTTCAGGAACTAAGCAACTACAAGGTGGAACAGCTGTTACCGGCACGCTAACGCTATCAAGTGGAAAACTGGCGCTCAATAACTCTGATCTTATCATAGGGAGCTCCGCAACAATCTCCAATGCTTCTTCTTCAAGGTATATTATAACCAATGGGACAGGTAAGCTGATTCAAAATGGTATTGGGACAGGTGGTCGTACAGGTAATGTATTATTCCCAATAGGTACAAGTGCGTCAAGTTACACCCCGCTTGTGATCAACAACTCAGGTACGGCCGATAATTATTCTGTAAGATTAGCGTCAGTGGTCTACGATGGAGGTTATTCTGGTACTGCTCAAACATCTGATGTTGTAAATAAGACGTGGTATATTGATGAGGAAGTAATTGGTGGCTCTGATGTCGCACTAACCTTTCAGTGGAGTGATGCAGATCAACTCAGTGGATTTTCTCCTATAGATGTTAAAGTAATACACTACGACGGATCACAATGGGAAACTATGGCGTCAGGTGCTGCCACTGGGTCAGGGACTTACACAATGACTGCTACTAACATCTCTTCTTTTTCTCCATTCGGAATAGAAGGTGGAGCAGGTACTTTGCCAGTGGAACTGCTATACTTTAAAGGAAGCATGAATGGAGATGCGGCCATGCTGGAATGGGCTACCGCTTCTGAACTTAACAATGATTACTTCACACTTGAAAGAACAACCGATCTTGAAAACTTTGAAGTGTTGAATACGGTACAAGGTAAGGGTACAACTGAGGAGCGAAATGATTACAGATATTATGACAACAATCCGGTCAGAGGAACTGCATACTATCGGTTAAAGCAAACAGATTTTGACGGTACTTTTACATATTCCGATATCATAAAAGTAAATAATAATTCAGTTTCAGATACTGCAGAGTTAAACATGTATCCCGTTCCTAACCAGGGAGATCAACTTACACTTCGGGTTACAGGTTTGGTTTCAGAAAAGGCAGCTGCAGTTTTAGTATATAATACTCAAGGGCAGATTGTACATCAGCAACAGGCTCTTATTGAGAGCTCCGGCGAGGTAGTTTTAGATTTTCAGGAGAAGTTGCCTGTAGGAGTCTATACTGTACGTGTGAATGCTGCCAGGCCACTTACAAAGCAGTTTAGTGTGAGATAA